One part of the Haliaeetus albicilla chromosome 9, bHalAlb1.1, whole genome shotgun sequence genome encodes these proteins:
- the SLC13A5 gene encoding Na(+)/citrate cotransporter isoform X2 produces MAVYWCTEVIPLAVTSLMPVVFFPLLGVQSSKSVCLQYLNDTNMLFVGGLIVAISVEQWNLHKRIALQVLLILGVKPALLMLGFMIVTAFLSMWISNTATTAMMVPIVQAVLDQMDNTEYDVTMMEQATGQTNTVIELEEKNASDPTSVHVISNGQVPDDPRSSEEKKMRKRICKGMTLCVCYAASIGGTATLTGTGPNMVLKGQMNQLYPNNNDIVNFASWFGFAFPNMILMLVLAWLWLQCSFMGLNFKKSWGCGTERTAKEKAAYNVLKAEMKKLGPISYAEFNVLLMFVLLVLLWFSRHPGFVKGWATRLFPEGEKYITDSAPAVFIALLLFILPANKPKFIGWNPSMSDPEQTEEDIKKPFLSAPLLDWNVVQRKMPWSIVLLLGGGFALADASANSGLSAWLGHQMTPLGSIPPWAIATVLSLIIAVFTECTSNVATATLFLPVFSSMAASVKIHPLYVMLPGTLSASFAFMLPVATPPNAIVFSYGHIRVLDMVRSGIVMNIIGVFCVTLAINTWGRPMFELDTFPTWANSTTNQ; encoded by the exons atggCTGTGTACTGGTGTACTGAAGTGATCCCACTGGCTGTTACCTCCCTCATGCCTGTggtatttttccctcttcttggAGTTCAGAGCTCTAAATCA GTGTGCTTGCAGTACCTAAATGACACAAATATGCTCTTCGTTGGAGGGCTGATTGTTGCAATTTCTGTTGAACAGTGGAATCTTCACAAAAGGATTGCGCTGCAGGTCCTGCTGATTCTTGGGGTGAAACCTGCACT CCTCATGCTGGGATTTATGATAGTCACTGCCTTCCTCTCCATGTGGATAAGTAACACAGCCACCACTGCTATGATGGTTCCCATTGTCCAGGCTGTCCTGGATCAAATGGACAACACAGAGTATGATGTGACCATGATGGAACAGGCAACCGGGCAAACAAATACAGTGATtgagctggaagaaaagaatgCATCAGATCCCACTTCAGTGCATG TCATAAGCAATGGACAAGTCCCTGATGACCCCAGAtcttctgaggaaaagaaaatgaggaagcGTATATGTAAGGGAATGACACTTTGTGTATGCTATGCTGCCAGCATTGGAGGGACTGCAACACTCACTGGAACAGGACCAAACATGGTATTGAAAGGCCAGATGAATCA gttaTACCCGAACAATAATGATATTGTGAATTTTGCTTCctggtttgggtttgctttcccaaacatgatTCTGATGTTGGTACTAGCTTGGCTTTGGTTACAGTGCTCCTTCATGGGACTCAA ctttaaaaaaagctggGGCTGTGGGACAGAAAGAACAgctaaagaaaaagctgcatacaacgtgctgaaggcagaaatgaagaaattggGCCCCATCTCTTATGCTGAATTCAATGTCCTCttaatgtttgttttgctggttCTCTTGTGGTTTTCCAGACACCCAGGCTTTGTAAAAGGCTGGGCCACCAGGCTCTTCccagaaggagaaaa gTATATCACTGATTCTGCTCCTGCTGTGTTTATTGCCCTGCTACTGTTTATCCTTCCTGCTAATAAACCCAAATTCATAGGCTGGAATCCAAGCATGTCTGACCCTGAACAGACTGaagaag ATataaaaaagccatttttatcAGCCCCGCTGCTAGACTGGAATGTGGTTCAGAGGAAGATGCCCTGGAGcattgtgctgctgctgggaggaggtTTTGCTTTGGCTGATGCAAGCGCA aaCTCTGGGCTCTCAGCTTGGCTGGGTCACCAAATGACTCCACTAGGATCTATCCCACCGTGGGCCATTGCAACAGTACTTTCACTTATTATAGCTGTCTTCACCGAATGCACCAGTAATGTTGCCACAGCCACCCTCTTCCTACCTGTCTTTTCATCCATG GCTGCATCTGTCAAGATCCATCCTTTGTATGTTATGCTGCCTGGTACTCTCAGTGCTTCCTTTGCCTTCATGCTACCTGTTGCAACACCACCAAATGCGATAGTGTTTTCCTATGGCCACATACGTGTTTTGGATATG GTTAGATCTGGCATAGTAATGAACATCATTGGAGTCTTCTGTGTCACGCTGGCCATCAACACATGGGGAAGACCTATGTTTGAGCTGGACACATTCCCAACCTGGGCAAACAGCACAACTAACCAGTGA
- the SLC13A5 gene encoding Na(+)/citrate cotransporter isoform X1 produces MAPTCLRPLLRYRSFAILFLTPLLLLPLPVAVPTPEAKCAYIIIIMAVYWCTEVIPLAVTSLMPVVFFPLLGVQSSKSVCLQYLNDTNMLFVGGLIVAISVEQWNLHKRIALQVLLILGVKPALLMLGFMIVTAFLSMWISNTATTAMMVPIVQAVLDQMDNTEYDVTMMEQATGQTNTVIELEEKNASDPTSVHVISNGQVPDDPRSSEEKKMRKRICKGMTLCVCYAASIGGTATLTGTGPNMVLKGQMNQLYPNNNDIVNFASWFGFAFPNMILMLVLAWLWLQCSFMGLNFKKSWGCGTERTAKEKAAYNVLKAEMKKLGPISYAEFNVLLMFVLLVLLWFSRHPGFVKGWATRLFPEGEKYITDSAPAVFIALLLFILPANKPKFIGWNPSMSDPEQTEEDIKKPFLSAPLLDWNVVQRKMPWSIVLLLGGGFALADASANSGLSAWLGHQMTPLGSIPPWAIATVLSLIIAVFTECTSNVATATLFLPVFSSMAASVKIHPLYVMLPGTLSASFAFMLPVATPPNAIVFSYGHIRVLDMVRSGIVMNIIGVFCVTLAINTWGRPMFELDTFPTWANSTTNQ; encoded by the exons ATGGCCCCGACGTGCTTGCGGCCCCTGCTGAGGTACCGGTCCTTCgccatcctcttcctcacgccgctgctgctgctgccgctgccggtCGCCGTGCCGACGCCG GAGGCCAAATGTGCAtatatcatcatcatcatggCTGTGTACTGGTGTACTGAAGTGATCCCACTGGCTGTTACCTCCCTCATGCCTGTggtatttttccctcttcttggAGTTCAGAGCTCTAAATCA GTGTGCTTGCAGTACCTAAATGACACAAATATGCTCTTCGTTGGAGGGCTGATTGTTGCAATTTCTGTTGAACAGTGGAATCTTCACAAAAGGATTGCGCTGCAGGTCCTGCTGATTCTTGGGGTGAAACCTGCACT CCTCATGCTGGGATTTATGATAGTCACTGCCTTCCTCTCCATGTGGATAAGTAACACAGCCACCACTGCTATGATGGTTCCCATTGTCCAGGCTGTCCTGGATCAAATGGACAACACAGAGTATGATGTGACCATGATGGAACAGGCAACCGGGCAAACAAATACAGTGATtgagctggaagaaaagaatgCATCAGATCCCACTTCAGTGCATG TCATAAGCAATGGACAAGTCCCTGATGACCCCAGAtcttctgaggaaaagaaaatgaggaagcGTATATGTAAGGGAATGACACTTTGTGTATGCTATGCTGCCAGCATTGGAGGGACTGCAACACTCACTGGAACAGGACCAAACATGGTATTGAAAGGCCAGATGAATCA gttaTACCCGAACAATAATGATATTGTGAATTTTGCTTCctggtttgggtttgctttcccaaacatgatTCTGATGTTGGTACTAGCTTGGCTTTGGTTACAGTGCTCCTTCATGGGACTCAA ctttaaaaaaagctggGGCTGTGGGACAGAAAGAACAgctaaagaaaaagctgcatacaacgtgctgaaggcagaaatgaagaaattggGCCCCATCTCTTATGCTGAATTCAATGTCCTCttaatgtttgttttgctggttCTCTTGTGGTTTTCCAGACACCCAGGCTTTGTAAAAGGCTGGGCCACCAGGCTCTTCccagaaggagaaaa gTATATCACTGATTCTGCTCCTGCTGTGTTTATTGCCCTGCTACTGTTTATCCTTCCTGCTAATAAACCCAAATTCATAGGCTGGAATCCAAGCATGTCTGACCCTGAACAGACTGaagaag ATataaaaaagccatttttatcAGCCCCGCTGCTAGACTGGAATGTGGTTCAGAGGAAGATGCCCTGGAGcattgtgctgctgctgggaggaggtTTTGCTTTGGCTGATGCAAGCGCA aaCTCTGGGCTCTCAGCTTGGCTGGGTCACCAAATGACTCCACTAGGATCTATCCCACCGTGGGCCATTGCAACAGTACTTTCACTTATTATAGCTGTCTTCACCGAATGCACCAGTAATGTTGCCACAGCCACCCTCTTCCTACCTGTCTTTTCATCCATG GCTGCATCTGTCAAGATCCATCCTTTGTATGTTATGCTGCCTGGTACTCTCAGTGCTTCCTTTGCCTTCATGCTACCTGTTGCAACACCACCAAATGCGATAGTGTTTTCCTATGGCCACATACGTGTTTTGGATATG GTTAGATCTGGCATAGTAATGAACATCATTGGAGTCTTCTGTGTCACGCTGGCCATCAACACATGGGGAAGACCTATGTTTGAGCTGGACACATTCCCAACCTGGGCAAACAGCACAACTAACCAGTGA